In Morganella morganii, the following are encoded in one genomic region:
- a CDS encoding ABC transporter permease → MYPVMKWALVPLLLLLCLITGSLLALLFQVTPALLTKLITDPEFHFAVLMSLATSLTSLVLAFLIAVPAAWVMVRGDFPGKRVADALFDIPLVTPPLVIGIGLLLLLGSQGPLAGIFPQLGRWLFSPVGVIIAQTYVASAVLYRSAQGAFASVDPAYVRTAMNLGLTPGKTLLLAEIPLCLQGLLSGGILAYSRALGEFGATLMLAGATRFKTETLPMAIYLNIASGDFSLALGCALILMALAIVLLVALHRLKRQPSHAAR, encoded by the coding sequence ATGTATCCGGTGATGAAATGGGCGCTGGTGCCCCTGTTACTGTTGTTGTGTCTGATTACCGGGTCTCTGCTGGCGTTACTGTTTCAGGTAACGCCGGCGTTGCTGACTAAGCTGATTACTGACCCTGAATTTCATTTTGCGGTGCTGATGTCGCTGGCAACCTCACTGACATCGCTGGTACTGGCATTTCTGATTGCCGTACCGGCCGCCTGGGTGATGGTGCGGGGGGATTTCCCCGGCAAGCGGGTGGCGGATGCGCTGTTTGATATCCCGCTGGTCACGCCGCCGCTGGTGATTGGTATCGGGTTGTTACTGCTGCTGGGCAGTCAGGGCCCGCTGGCCGGAATTTTCCCGCAGTTGGGGCGCTGGCTGTTTTCCCCGGTGGGTGTGATTATTGCCCAGACCTATGTCGCGTCAGCGGTTCTGTACCGTTCGGCGCAGGGGGCGTTTGCCTCGGTGGATCCGGCATATGTCCGCACGGCAATGAATCTCGGGCTGACCCCCGGAAAAACCCTGCTGCTGGCGGAAATTCCGTTGTGTCTGCAGGGATTGCTGAGCGGCGGGATCCTCGCCTACTCCCGGGCGCTGGGGGAGTTCGGTGCCACACTGATGCTGGCCGGTGCCACCCGCTTTAAAACCGAAACTCTGCCAATGGCAATTTATCTTAATATTGCCAGCGGTGATTTTTCACTCGCGCTCGGCTGCGCGCTGATCCTGATGGCACTGGCGATTGTTTTGCTGGTCGCATTGCACCGGCTGAAAAGGCAACCTTCACATGCTGCACGTTGA
- a CDS encoding DUF2798 domain-containing protein gives MSFQDKNYILGFPKLPQRALIFLVPFFLSLVMSGIVSFISTVKALGFSWLLVSPWLTSWGISWAIAFPTVLFVLPFARKLSLLLVRSS, from the coding sequence ATGTCTTTTCAGGACAAAAACTATATTTTAGGTTTTCCGAAGCTGCCTCAGCGCGCGTTAATCTTCCTGGTGCCTTTTTTCTTATCGCTGGTTATGAGTGGTATTGTTTCGTTTATCAGTACCGTCAAAGCGCTGGGATTCTCCTGGCTGCTGGTTTCTCCGTGGCTGACGTCATGGGGTATATCCTGGGCCATTGCATTCCCGACCGTCTTATTTGTTCTGCCGTTCGCCCGTAAATTATCGTTATTACTGGTCAGAAGTTCATAA
- a CDS encoding TetR/AcrR family transcriptional regulator produces the protein MTKPKRGRPPKNHDAGTDVKEILIRSGTEVFTETGYMTSDISRILTKAGIPKGSFYYYFGSKENFGVKVIRHYDRCFSHLLDKCLSDTTLPPPERLLTFCRIAKSGMEKYHWQRGCLIGNLGQEVISLPAGYCELLNDIITGWQKKVENCLLEAQAQNFISGNTDCRQMAAFFWAGWEGAVMRAKLTRNGEPLDLFITIFMKQILV, from the coding sequence ATGACAAAGCCGAAACGGGGACGACCGCCGAAAAACCATGATGCAGGTACCGATGTAAAAGAAATATTGATCCGCAGCGGTACGGAGGTGTTTACCGAAACAGGATATATGACGTCAGATATCAGCAGAATATTAACAAAAGCCGGTATTCCGAAGGGATCTTTTTATTATTACTTTGGCAGTAAAGAAAATTTCGGTGTGAAAGTGATACGTCATTATGACCGCTGTTTTTCTCATCTGCTGGATAAATGTCTGTCTGATACCACATTGCCGCCACCGGAAAGATTATTGACATTTTGCAGGATTGCCAAATCCGGAATGGAAAAATATCACTGGCAGCGCGGGTGTCTGATCGGCAATCTCGGGCAGGAAGTTATCAGTCTGCCGGCCGGGTATTGTGAATTACTCAATGACATTATTACCGGCTGGCAAAAGAAAGTGGAGAATTGTCTTCTGGAAGCACAGGCGCAAAATTTTATTTCCGGAAATACTGACTGCAGGCAGATGGCGGCTTTTTTCTGGGCGGGCTGGGAAGGGGCGGTCATGCGTGCCAAACTGACCCGTAACGGTGAACCGCTGGATCTGTTTATTACAATTTTTATGAAGCAGATACTGGTATAA
- a CDS encoding DMT family transporter: MMLLFYITIALANGICIIFSRSINGRLSQSSNAFYASLVNHIAGFIFLSVVVLFYLPQFPVTLNSIPLITFTGGIIGACFVVINSYILPLLGATLTTILAICGQVLSGFIIDIIQHGMPSHLLMQITGVILILLAIAVRYRK, from the coding sequence ATGATGTTACTGTTTTATATTACTATCGCGCTGGCAAATGGCATTTGTATTATTTTCAGTCGCAGTATTAACGGCAGATTATCTCAGAGCAGCAATGCGTTTTATGCCTCGCTGGTTAATCATATTGCCGGTTTTATCTTTCTGAGTGTGGTTGTACTGTTTTACCTGCCGCAGTTCCCCGTCACACTGAACAGTATTCCGCTGATTACATTCACCGGCGGTATTATCGGTGCCTGTTTCGTGGTGATAAACAGTTATATTCTGCCGCTGCTCGGCGCCACACTGACCACCATTCTGGCTATCTGCGGCCAGGTATTATCCGGCTTTATTATCGATATCATACAGCACGGCATGCCGTCACATCTGCTGATGCAGATAACCGGTGTCATCTTAATCCTGCTGGCTATCGCTGTCCGCTACCGGAAGTAA
- a CDS encoding ABC transporter ATP-binding protein, which produces MLHVEHLSAGILQDLSLTLPRAQCTAICGPSGSGKTTLLNCIAGYLPYQGSIRLGDVPLDPLPVWKRPCRYLNQRLWLFPWLTVLGNLRLAQYAAGLKRDKSQALALLDKMQVAHLAARFPHQISGGEQQRVALARALISPPALLLLDEPFSGLDWATRRQLWPQINLLKEEGITTILVTHEPEEAEALAQYRLAAEGGKIRGTKGA; this is translated from the coding sequence ATGCTGCACGTTGAACATCTGAGTGCGGGGATCCTGCAGGATCTCTCGCTGACACTGCCGCGCGCACAATGTACCGCGATCTGCGGCCCTTCCGGCAGCGGAAAAACCACATTACTGAACTGCATTGCCGGTTATCTGCCTTATCAGGGCTCCATCCGGCTCGGGGATGTTCCCCTGGATCCGCTGCCGGTCTGGAAACGCCCCTGCCGTTATCTTAATCAGCGGCTGTGGCTGTTTCCGTGGCTGACGGTTCTGGGCAATTTACGGCTGGCACAGTATGCCGCCGGGTTAAAGCGGGACAAATCACAGGCTCTGGCACTGCTGGATAAAATGCAGGTGGCACATCTGGCGGCGCGTTTTCCGCATCAGATTTCCGGCGGGGAACAGCAGCGGGTGGCACTGGCCCGCGCACTGATCTCACCGCCGGCACTGCTGTTGCTGGACGAACCGTTTTCCGGGCTGGATTGGGCGACCCGCAGGCAGTTATGGCCGCAGATTAATCTGCTGAAAGAAGAAGGGATCACCACGATTCTGGTCACGCATGAACCTGAAGAGGCAGAGGCGCTGGCACAATACCGCTTAGCGGCAGAAGGCGGAAAAATCCGGGGGACTAAAGGGGCCTGA
- a CDS encoding helix-turn-helix transcriptional regulator: MPMNSRTLTSDNNKEIQSVIVEPDIFNITEQQEKGLYLLMSGKMKWQDCINSYTLNDNEVIFSNQGSYAYQHISGEINLLWVPLNNHFLRDFLHRFSDTFSHLHRVTDPTSGLIYFPQSAMLKNSISGFYDAYCNNAPSPLIKLKLEELLLIIALSEEGTRLMSVLRQLSNRQAERLQSFMEKHYLKDWKLNEFSREFGMGLTTFKELFGSVYGTSPRAWISERRLLFSHQLLLNTQMSIVDVSMEAGFSSQSYFTQSYRKRFGFTPSKARGNHIN, encoded by the coding sequence ATGCCCATGAACTCACGTACTTTGACATCTGACAATAATAAAGAGATACAATCTGTTATTGTTGAGCCCGATATTTTCAATATTACCGAACAACAGGAAAAAGGTCTTTACCTTCTGATGTCCGGAAAAATGAAATGGCAGGATTGCATAAACTCATACACACTTAATGACAATGAAGTTATTTTCTCCAATCAGGGAAGCTATGCATACCAGCATATTTCCGGCGAAATTAACTTATTATGGGTTCCGCTGAACAACCATTTTCTGCGGGATTTTCTTCACCGTTTTTCTGATACTTTCAGCCACCTTCACCGTGTTACTGATCCGACATCCGGACTCATTTATTTTCCGCAGTCCGCTATGCTGAAAAACAGTATCAGCGGGTTTTATGATGCTTATTGTAATAATGCGCCATCACCGCTGATAAAGCTGAAGCTGGAGGAATTATTATTAATTATCGCCCTGAGTGAAGAAGGCACACGTCTGATGTCGGTATTGCGTCAGCTGAGTAACCGCCAGGCAGAACGTTTGCAGAGCTTCATGGAAAAGCACTATCTGAAAGACTGGAAGTTAAATGAATTTTCCAGAGAATTTGGTATGGGCCTGACAACATTCAAAGAGCTGTTCGGCTCGGTATACGGTACATCTCCGCGGGCATGGATAAGCGAACGGCGGTTATTATTTTCTCATCAGCTTCTGCTTAATACCCAGATGAGTATCGTTGATGTCTCAATGGAAGCAGGGTTCTCAAGTCAGTCGTATTTTACCCAGAGCTACCGTAAGCGTTTCGGATTTACGCCCAGCAAAGCCCGGGGTAATCATATAAACTGA
- a CDS encoding DMT family transporter: MKKEILLPLIALLSGVLLTLMIMSNSYLSTFTSPLHASWLTHGIGAIVALIIWLTVKKHLPPRHAGTKMPLWCYLGGIPGAFTVLLAAITVNSPLSLSGSIVLMLAGQIVTGLIIDHFGLMGLTRRKVTSRDGLTLLLLFSGCILIIAGK, encoded by the coding sequence ATGAAAAAAGAGATCCTGTTACCGCTGATAGCCTTACTTTCCGGGGTATTACTCACCCTGATGATTATGAGCAACAGCTATTTATCCACCTTTACTTCTCCGCTGCACGCCTCCTGGCTGACACACGGCATCGGTGCCATTGTTGCCCTGATTATCTGGCTGACAGTGAAAAAGCACCTGCCGCCACGCCACGCCGGTACAAAAATGCCGCTGTGGTGCTATCTCGGCGGGATACCCGGTGCGTTTACCGTACTGCTGGCGGCGATCACCGTTAACAGCCCGCTGTCACTCTCCGGCTCGATTGTACTGATGCTTGCGGGGCAGATAGTGACCGGGCTGATTATCGACCATTTTGGTCTGATGGGACTGACACGGCGCAAAGTGACAAGCCGCGACGGGCTGACACTGCTGCTGTTATTCAGCGGCTGTATTTTGATCATTGCAGGAAAATAA
- a CDS encoding putative quinol monooxygenase, translating into MLKVIAEDFMQPDAVEILMPMYEELVAATRREPLCISYDLFVDQKDPGHFVFIETWPDQAALDAHCASEHFRRLVPAINKYQRAEPRFILMDSAVK; encoded by the coding sequence ATGTTAAAAGTGATTGCTGAAGATTTTATGCAGCCGGATGCCGTTGAGATCCTGATGCCGATGTATGAAGAACTGGTTGCCGCCACCCGCCGTGAGCCGCTGTGTATCAGTTATGATCTGTTTGTCGATCAGAAAGACCCGGGGCATTTTGTTTTTATCGAAACCTGGCCGGATCAGGCCGCGCTGGATGCCCATTGTGCCAGTGAGCACTTCCGCCGCCTGGTACCCGCCATTAATAAATATCAGCGTGCCGAACCGCGTTTTATCCTGATGGACAGCGCCGTTAAGTAA
- a CDS encoding antibiotic biosynthesis monooxygenase family protein: protein MFAVIFEVTMPENKQSRYLDIAAGLRPLLSDAEGFISIERFASLSTPGKLLSLSLWEDEASLLKWKQNLQHRQAQEEGKADIFSFYRIRIAEITREYDFGQE from the coding sequence ATGTTTGCTGTAATTTTTGAAGTAACTATGCCGGAAAACAAACAATCCCGCTATCTGGATATCGCTGCCGGATTACGCCCGCTGCTCAGTGACGCAGAGGGCTTTATCTCCATTGAACGTTTTGCCAGCCTGAGCACACCCGGTAAATTATTGTCGCTCTCATTATGGGAAGACGAGGCTTCTCTGCTGAAATGGAAACAAAACCTGCAGCACCGGCAGGCTCAGGAAGAAGGTAAAGCGGATATTTTCTCTTTTTACCGCATCCGTATTGCTGAGATCACCCGTGAATATGACTTCGGGCAGGAATAA
- a CDS encoding LysR family transcriptional regulator, whose amino-acid sequence MDFSLLPVFIAITEQGSLTKAAEYLHMTKSAVSKKLAALETQTGIRLVTRSTRHLQLTEAGQLYYTYLKKAHQAVLDGQDALSHYSREVDGTLKISAPAVFGSLHLAKLIPEFLQRWPSLQAEMVFDDKLTDLVGEGFDLAVRIGELQDSSLIARVLSPCRSVLCASPAYLVQHGTPQNLTDLKSHNCLFYSYFQAGQSWTFLHRGDVVRFTPQGTLRANNSLALHQAVLQGTGICQLPQFIAAPDIRAGRLIPLLPEYLLPRHHIYAVYPDREYLPKKVSAFLHFLQDTLGTEGRYQKEYEQDLSFFKAAE is encoded by the coding sequence ATGGATTTTTCACTTTTACCGGTGTTTATTGCGATCACCGAGCAGGGAAGCCTGACAAAAGCAGCAGAATATCTGCATATGACCAAATCGGCGGTCAGTAAAAAACTGGCGGCGCTGGAGACTCAAACCGGCATCCGGCTGGTCACCCGTTCCACGCGCCATTTACAACTGACTGAAGCCGGACAGCTTTATTACACCTATCTGAAAAAAGCCCATCAGGCGGTGCTGGACGGGCAGGATGCGTTGTCACATTACAGCCGTGAGGTTGACGGCACACTGAAAATCAGTGCGCCGGCGGTGTTCGGCAGTCTGCATCTGGCTAAATTAATACCTGAATTTTTACAGCGCTGGCCGTCATTACAGGCGGAAATGGTATTTGATGACAAACTGACGGATTTGGTCGGGGAAGGGTTTGATCTGGCTGTCAGGATCGGTGAATTACAGGATTCCTCTCTGATTGCCCGCGTGTTATCTCCCTGCCGCAGCGTGTTGTGTGCGTCTCCCGCCTATCTGGTACAACATGGTACACCTCAGAATCTGACTGACCTGAAATCTCATAATTGCCTGTTTTACAGCTATTTTCAGGCCGGTCAGTCATGGACATTTCTGCACCGGGGAGACGTGGTGCGTTTTACCCCGCAGGGCACTCTGCGTGCCAACAACAGTCTGGCGCTGCATCAGGCTGTTTTACAGGGAACGGGGATCTGCCAGCTGCCGCAGTTTATCGCGGCACCGGATATCCGCGCCGGGCGGCTGATCCCGCTGCTGCCGGAATACCTGCTGCCACGGCATCACATCTATGCGGTTTATCCGGATCGTGAATATCTGCCGAAAAAAGTCTCCGCATTTTTACATTTTTTGCAGGATACGCTGGGTACGGAAGGGCGCTATCAGAAAGAATATGAACAGGATTTATCCTTTTTTAAGGCAGCGGAATAA
- a CDS encoding DKNYY domain-containing protein: MKARKRLVFIIMSGIMLVSVLFISGIILAMDKTPYYDIDRNGKSFGHSVFTLYDGRVYAAVPSDGYFLIPGADPDSFRLLPDNNNHNGRQFAADKYHAWCGNLPVADFNPQTAVTIGNGYFTDGKNTVFCAPYTRINNELTGLQKLYQQWRYGWGLSDKPLTYYYPQQQLPPSATPYRISADSGLVSNGEQVFFDGKLMPAANPETLRPVAVRQNDKSVRESRVFYHDGEHVYYQRHLLPLKDTESLYGFYLGNLFQEAYLFDPQTGQAAMNNVMFPPEYAPYRVISYYGQHVNQGLFLSRNGVYFYDRKKEKIRRAGDNPPLQDSCREISPLIFTCGNETRYLQGSESWGGRKSPGLISRSTILYRLGDNTTDNWEKIGDITSHHYGEVWQKGGQYYYFDRLGASQLMRGPIYLIPDNMTVRALLSDDLRVDDLRKMAHDGRLQDISGTEMLKATTRYKESMFSFLNFSDDD; the protein is encoded by the coding sequence ATGAAAGCCCGCAAACGCCTTGTTTTTATCATTATGTCCGGCATTATGCTGGTCTCCGTCCTGTTTATATCCGGGATCATTCTGGCCATGGATAAAACACCGTATTACGATATTGACCGGAACGGGAAATCATTCGGGCACTCCGTTTTTACATTGTATGACGGCCGGGTGTATGCCGCTGTTCCGTCTGACGGGTATTTTTTAATCCCCGGTGCGGACCCGGACAGTTTCAGATTATTGCCTGACAATAACAACCACAATGGCCGGCAATTTGCAGCCGATAAATATCACGCCTGGTGCGGTAATCTTCCCGTCGCGGATTTTAATCCTCAGACGGCGGTTACTATCGGGAATGGCTATTTTACGGATGGTAAAAATACGGTTTTCTGTGCCCCTTATACGCGGATAAATAATGAACTGACCGGCCTGCAAAAGCTGTATCAGCAATGGCGTTACGGCTGGGGACTGAGTGATAAGCCTCTGACTTACTATTATCCGCAGCAACAGTTGCCACCGTCTGCCACACCTTACCGGATATCAGCGGATTCCGGGCTTGTCAGTAACGGAGAACAGGTTTTCTTTGACGGTAAATTAATGCCGGCGGCAAACCCGGAGACATTGCGTCCTGTGGCTGTCCGGCAGAATGATAAATCAGTGCGTGAGAGCAGGGTGTTTTATCACGACGGGGAACATGTTTATTATCAGCGCCATTTATTACCGCTGAAAGATACAGAATCACTGTATGGTTTTTACCTCGGTAATTTATTTCAGGAAGCCTATTTATTTGATCCGCAAACCGGTCAGGCGGCCATGAATAATGTCATGTTCCCGCCGGAATATGCGCCTTACCGCGTGATCAGTTACTATGGTCAGCATGTAAATCAGGGATTGTTTTTATCCCGGAATGGCGTTTACTTTTATGACCGGAAAAAAGAAAAAATCCGCCGCGCCGGTGATAATCCGCCATTGCAGGATAGTTGCCGGGAAATATCACCGCTGATTTTCACCTGCGGCAATGAAACCCGGTATTTGCAGGGTTCAGAATCATGGGGCGGCCGGAAATCACCGGGTCTTATTTCCCGCAGTACGATACTTTATCGTCTCGGTGATAATACAACGGATAACTGGGAAAAAATCGGCGATATTACTTCTCACCATTACGGGGAGGTCTGGCAGAAAGGCGGACAATATTATTATTTTGACCGGCTGGGCGCATCACAGCTTATGCGCGGACCGATCTATTTAATTCCGGATAATATGACGGTACGCGCGCTGCTGAGTGATGACCTCCGGGTTGATGACCTCCGGAAAATGGCGCATGACGGGCGTTTGCAGGATATTTCTGGTACAGAAATGCTGAAGGCCACTACCCGTTATAAAGAGAGTATGTTCAGTTTCCTGAATTTTTCTGATGATGACTGA
- the potE gene encoding putrescine-ornithine antiporter, whose translation MSASKNKMSVLQLTILTAVNMMGSGIIMLPTKLAEVGTVSILSWLVTAVGSMALAYAFAKCGMYSRRSGGMGGYAEYAFGKSGNFMANYTYGVSLLIANVAIAISAVGYGAELMDAAMTPLGICIATIVVLWICTVANFGGARITGRISSVTVWGVIIPVVGISVIGWWWFSPELYVNSWNPHNFPLFEAVGSSIAMTLWAFLGMESACANSEAVDNPEKNVPIAVLGGTLGAAVIYIVSTNVIAGIVPNMDLANSTAPFGLAFSQMFTPGVGKVVMALMIMSCCGSLLGWQFTIAQVFKSSSDSGYFPKIFSAVTKADAPVKGMLVIVIIQSALSLMTISPSLNKQFNVLVNLAVVTNIIPYILSMAAMIILQKVANVDPKKARTGNVIAFIGAVYSFYALYSSGEDAVMWGALATFLGWTLYGFVSPRFEMKQNQDVMMK comes from the coding sequence ATGAGTGCTTCAAAGAATAAAATGAGCGTATTACAGCTCACTATATTAACCGCAGTGAATATGATGGGATCCGGCATCATTATGCTGCCGACAAAACTGGCGGAAGTGGGGACGGTTTCTATTCTGTCATGGCTTGTGACCGCCGTCGGTTCTATGGCTCTGGCTTATGCATTTGCCAAGTGCGGTATGTACAGCCGCCGCAGCGGCGGGATGGGAGGTTACGCGGAATACGCATTCGGTAAATCCGGTAACTTTATGGCGAATTATACCTATGGTGTTTCTCTGCTGATTGCAAACGTTGCGATCGCGATTTCAGCCGTCGGTTATGGGGCTGAACTGATGGATGCGGCGATGACGCCGCTGGGTATCTGTATTGCCACAATTGTTGTGTTGTGGATTTGTACGGTGGCAAACTTCGGCGGTGCACGGATCACCGGACGGATCAGCAGTGTGACTGTCTGGGGGGTCATTATTCCGGTTGTTGGTATTTCGGTTATCGGCTGGTGGTGGTTCAGTCCTGAACTGTATGTTAATTCCTGGAACCCGCATAATTTTCCGCTTTTTGAGGCGGTCGGTTCCTCTATTGCGATGACATTATGGGCATTTTTAGGAATGGAGTCAGCCTGTGCTAACAGTGAGGCGGTTGATAATCCTGAGAAAAATGTGCCGATAGCAGTATTGGGCGGAACATTAGGCGCAGCGGTTATTTATATCGTATCAACAAACGTCATTGCCGGTATTGTACCGAATATGGATCTGGCAAACTCTACTGCACCGTTTGGCCTGGCATTCTCACAAATGTTTACGCCGGGTGTGGGTAAGGTTGTTATGGCGCTGATGATTATGTCCTGCTGCGGTTCATTATTAGGCTGGCAGTTCACCATTGCGCAGGTATTTAAATCATCATCCGATTCCGGTTATTTCCCGAAAATCTTTTCTGCTGTTACCAAAGCGGATGCCCCGGTAAAAGGTATGCTGGTTATTGTTATTATTCAGTCTGCACTGTCGCTGATGACCATCAGTCCGTCACTGAATAAACAGTTCAATGTGCTGGTTAACCTGGCGGTTGTTACTAATATTATCCCTTATATCCTTTCCATGGCTGCCATGATTATTCTGCAGAAAGTCGCCAATGTGGATCCTAAGAAAGCACGGACAGGCAATGTGATTGCATTTATCGGTGCTGTTTATAGTTTCTATGCGCTGTATTCATCCGGTGAAGATGCTGTGATGTGGGGGGCGCTTGCCACCTTCCTCGGCTGGACACTGTATGGTTTTGTTTCCCCGCGGTTTGAAATGAAACAAAACCAGGACGTAATGATGAAATAA
- a CDS encoding ArsR/SmtB family transcription factor — protein MSEEHAPELETALAGVAAALADPSRIRMLCALMDGRAWTATELSIAADISASTASAHLAKLVAGKLIICIPQGRHRYYQLAGLNVAEIIEKMMNLTGIPVTAAIRKSSAPPHLRQARTCYDHLAGETAVAVYDAMQEKGWITADGTMLTTAGESALTTLGLPAAHTVKRVFCCGCLDWSERRFHLGGYLGAALFTHCEQQGWLTRTPGYREVTITGKGKKQFRQWLGIQIP, from the coding sequence ATGTCAGAAGAACACGCACCTGAGTTAGAAACCGCGCTTGCCGGTGTGGCTGCGGCACTGGCTGATCCGTCCCGTATCCGCATGCTCTGCGCCCTGATGGACGGCAGAGCCTGGACAGCAACTGAACTGAGCATTGCCGCGGATATCAGTGCCTCCACCGCCAGCGCCCATCTGGCAAAACTGGTCGCCGGAAAGCTGATCATCTGTATTCCGCAGGGGCGTCACCGCTATTATCAGCTGGCCGGATTAAACGTGGCCGAAATCATCGAAAAAATGATGAATCTCACCGGTATTCCGGTAACAGCCGCCATCCGCAAATCCTCCGCCCCGCCGCATTTACGGCAGGCCAGAACCTGTTATGACCATCTGGCCGGGGAAACGGCGGTGGCTGTGTATGATGCGATGCAGGAAAAAGGGTGGATAACCGCTGACGGTACTATGCTGACAACGGCGGGAGAATCTGCACTGACCACACTCGGGCTGCCTGCCGCTCACACGGTAAAACGGGTTTTCTGCTGCGGCTGTCTGGACTGGAGTGAACGCCGGTTTCACCTCGGTGGCTATCTGGGCGCCGCCCTCTTCACTCACTGTGAGCAACAGGGCTGGCTGACCCGCACACCGGGCTACCGTGAAGTGACAATTACCGGAAAAGGAAAAAAACAATTCCGGCAATGGTTAGGGATTCAGATCCCGTAA
- a CDS encoding glutathione S-transferase family protein: protein MSLQLWIANKNYSSWSLRPWFLLKALNIPFDEQLATFVPGGSSYEKFLRFSPSGLVPCLVTADTTVWDSLAICEYIAEDYPHVWPQEKTARAWARSAAAEMHSGFTTLRRECPLNCSESRPAAEMTPELQKECQRLDKIWCEGLTRFGGPWLAGENISAADAFYVPVALRARTYQLPFSAAAQTWIDRILAHPAIIEWCEAAAKEAKIDHD, encoded by the coding sequence ATGTCTCTGCAATTGTGGATCGCCAATAAAAATTACTCTTCCTGGTCGCTGAGACCCTGGTTTTTACTGAAAGCCCTGAATATTCCGTTTGATGAACAGTTGGCCACCTTTGTACCGGGCGGCAGCAGTTATGAGAAATTTCTCCGCTTTTCCCCGTCCGGGCTGGTGCCGTGCCTGGTGACAGCGGATACCACGGTCTGGGATTCTCTGGCAATCTGTGAATATATTGCGGAGGATTATCCGCATGTCTGGCCGCAGGAAAAAACCGCCCGTGCCTGGGCGCGCTCTGCCGCGGCAGAAATGCATTCCGGGTTTACCACGCTGCGCCGTGAGTGCCCGCTGAACTGCTCGGAAAGCCGCCCGGCCGCAGAGATGACACCGGAATTACAGAAAGAGTGTCAGCGTCTGGATAAGATCTGGTGTGAGGGATTAACCCGGTTCGGTGGCCCGTGGCTGGCAGGGGAAAATATCAGTGCGGCGGATGCTTTTTATGTGCCGGTGGCCCTGCGGGCACGGACTTATCAGCTGCCGTTTTCAGCGGCGGCACAGACATGGATTGACCGGATCCTGGCGCATCCTGCCATCATTGAGTGGTGTGAGGCGGCAGCGAAAGAAGCGAAAATCGACCACGACTGA
- the modA gene encoding molybdate ABC transporter substrate-binding protein, translating into MLSALLFCCSVPAAVAAELHMYAGAGLRPPVEKVISQFERETGNTVTVEYGGSGQILTRFELTKQGDLFFPGSADYVEKLRKEKQVTDSYPIVRHIPVIAVRKDKADGINSIADLAASNLRIGMGDPKAIALGRSGEVLLDASGYGDALREKVIVRAATIKHLSMYLLNGEVDAAVIGRADAMKNHDKLIILPSPEGSPEEVATLAVLSTSASPAEAKQLAEYFSSPEGIKAFTDYGFLPVRPADAH; encoded by the coding sequence ATGCTCTCCGCATTACTGTTCTGTTGTTCCGTACCGGCCGCGGTGGCCGCTGAGTTACATATGTATGCCGGCGCCGGTCTGCGCCCGCCGGTTGAAAAGGTGATCAGCCAGTTTGAAAGAGAGACCGGTAATACGGTAACGGTGGAATATGGCGGTTCCGGACAGATCCTGACCCGGTTTGAACTGACAAAGCAGGGTGATCTGTTTTTCCCGGGATCAGCGGATTACGTGGAAAAGCTGCGGAAAGAAAAACAGGTGACAGACAGTTATCCGATCGTCCGGCATATTCCGGTGATTGCAGTACGCAAAGATAAAGCAGACGGAATTAACAGTATTGCAGATCTTGCCGCAAGTAATCTGCGTATCGGCATGGGGGACCCGAAAGCCATTGCGCTGGGCCGCAGCGGTGAAGTTTTACTGGATGCCAGCGGTTACGGTGATGCACTGCGGGAAAAAGTCATTGTCCGGGCGGCAACGATTAAACACCTGTCGATGTATCTGCTTAACGGTGAGGTGGATGCTGCGGTTATCGGCCGCGCCGATGCCATGAAAAACCACGATAAACTGATTATTCTGCCGTCACCGGAAGGCAGCCCGGAAGAGGTGGCTACGCTGGCGGTACTCAGCACCAGTGCATCCCCGGCAGAAGCAAAACAACTGGCGGAGTATTTTTCCTCTCCGGAAGGGATCAAAGCCTTCACCGATTATGGTTTTCTGCCGGTCAGACCGGCTGATGCACACTGA